In Proteus vulgaris, one DNA window encodes the following:
- a CDS encoding cellulose synthase operon protein YhjQ/BcsQ encodes MPLIVLKGIRGGVGTTSTAIALARQFNQQNKKVLIIDNCTESILSFYFPAQQKMTTLSQALLAQTPIEECIFNYRPHYQVLPFGLVNTKDNLLLQLSFSAKQHFNHFLSSFIQLHPDAIILMDLQHTQDTLFTPWIEKAAIFFTVAMAESNCHIRLNQHEFGKNEYILINQFRATSQVHQDFYQFWQTTSFPLCPAVLHRDEASLEACASRLPLYDYRANCMLVEEITQLTQWCIPLLARKEGQP; translated from the coding sequence ATGCCACTTATTGTATTAAAAGGGATACGAGGCGGAGTGGGTACAACATCCACTGCAATTGCTCTTGCTCGGCAATTTAATCAACAAAATAAAAAAGTGCTTATTATTGATAATTGCACTGAAAGTATTTTGTCTTTTTATTTCCCTGCACAGCAAAAAATGACTACATTAAGTCAGGCATTATTGGCACAAACCCCCATAGAGGAGTGTATTTTTAACTATCGACCACACTATCAAGTTTTACCTTTTGGTTTGGTTAACACGAAGGATAATTTACTCTTACAGTTATCATTTTCAGCAAAACAGCATTTCAATCACTTTTTATCATCCTTTATTCAACTGCATCCAGACGCCATTATTTTAATGGACTTGCAACATACACAAGATACGTTATTTACCCCTTGGATAGAAAAAGCGGCTATTTTTTTCACTGTTGCAATGGCTGAAAGCAACTGCCATATCCGCCTAAATCAACATGAATTTGGTAAAAATGAGTACATACTCATTAATCAATTTCGAGCAACTAGCCAAGTTCACCAAGATTTTTATCAATTTTGGCAAACTACCTCTTTTCCCTTATGCCCTGCGGTTCTTCATCGAGATGAAGCGTCATTAGAAGCGTGTGCCTCACGTTTACCTTTATATGATTATCGAGCCAATTGCATGTTAGTTGAAGAAATCACACAACTAACCCAATGGTGTATTCCGTTATTAGCGAGGAAAGAAGGACAGCCATAA
- the sgrR gene encoding HTH-type transcriptional regulator SgrR gives MSTPRLELQFIRLWQAFQGKTSETTLQELAQTLHCTRRHVRSLLNKMQEIGWINWQAEVGRGKKSTLSFQSNAQEIQQNRAERLIEENDIEKLVALMGDKDSVRQMVLSQIEKSFHPGQQLLRIIYYRPFRNLLPGTPLRRSELHLMSQIFNSLVHLKEENGEIEAELAHHWQMITEQHWRFYLRPSIYFHHGRELTFEDISTSLMRMKRCNPLYAHIERISSPQPYVLDIFLNEADKQFATLLGSPQAVILPQEWASLPAFAQHPIGTGAYQIMANDQHKLQIKAFNRYFGLRALLDEIDIWVVPELNKKMVCSTIHLTDDDTNKDSLESRKEEGCYFLLYDSRSAQCQQIEIREWLSSVLTPVNMLTHCDPFYQRHWSPAYGLLLHWHHSKLIRQHPKPASLTKLTVTLYKEHHEYSTIAELIKNILSLYDIELTVQVLDYEQWYYGKAESDIWLATVNFYKPLAFSIFATLYELPLFHHCLGRSFTHDLSLWHQKKLPLEEWCCQLTHDIWLYPLFHHLLELQGQRTIRGVKMNTFGWFDFKSAWFTPDIEPQQPE, from the coding sequence ATGTCCACACCCCGCTTAGAGTTACAATTTATTCGCCTATGGCAAGCCTTTCAGGGAAAAACATCTGAAACCACCTTACAAGAATTAGCACAAACGCTACATTGTACGCGCCGTCATGTCCGCTCTTTATTGAATAAAATGCAAGAAATAGGCTGGATAAATTGGCAAGCAGAAGTAGGTAGAGGCAAAAAATCCACACTGAGTTTTCAATCTAATGCGCAGGAAATTCAACAAAATCGAGCTGAGCGATTAATAGAAGAGAACGATATTGAAAAGCTTGTTGCACTAATGGGAGATAAAGACTCTGTACGTCAAATGGTGCTCTCTCAAATTGAGAAAAGTTTTCATCCTGGTCAACAGTTACTTCGAATTATTTACTATCGCCCTTTTAGAAATTTATTGCCAGGAACGCCTTTAAGACGATCTGAATTACATTTAATGAGCCAAATATTTAATTCTTTGGTGCATTTAAAAGAGGAAAATGGGGAAATCGAAGCAGAATTAGCTCACCATTGGCAAATGATCACAGAGCAACATTGGCGATTTTATTTACGTCCTTCTATCTATTTCCATCATGGTCGCGAGCTTACTTTTGAAGACATCAGCACTTCTTTAATGCGTATGAAGCGATGCAATCCACTTTATGCACATATAGAACGTATTTCCTCACCTCAACCTTATGTACTTGATATTTTCTTAAACGAAGCAGATAAACAATTTGCAACGTTATTAGGTAGCCCTCAAGCTGTTATTTTGCCACAAGAATGGGCATCACTCCCAGCCTTTGCACAGCACCCAATAGGCACTGGTGCTTATCAAATCATGGCTAATGATCAACATAAACTGCAAATAAAAGCCTTTAATCGCTATTTTGGGCTACGTGCATTATTAGATGAAATTGATATATGGGTTGTACCAGAACTGAATAAAAAAATGGTCTGTTCAACCATTCATTTAACAGATGATGATACAAACAAAGATTCATTGGAAAGTCGTAAAGAGGAAGGATGTTATTTTTTACTTTATGATAGTCGCTCAGCACAATGCCAGCAAATAGAAATAAGGGAGTGGTTAAGCAGTGTATTAACTCCCGTTAATATGCTGACACATTGTGATCCTTTCTATCAACGTCATTGGTCTCCTGCTTATGGTTTACTACTTCATTGGCATCACAGTAAATTAATACGACAACATCCCAAACCTGCATCGTTAACCAAACTGACAGTCACACTATATAAAGAGCATCATGAATACAGCACTATCGCTGAACTCATCAAAAATATTTTATCTCTGTATGATATTGAGCTCACTGTTCAAGTCCTCGATTATGAACAATGGTATTACGGCAAAGCAGAAAGCGATATCTGGTTAGCGACGGTAAACTTCTATAAACCCTTAGCGTTTTCTATTTTCGCTACTCTCTATGAATTACCTCTTTTTCATCACTGTTTAGGGCGATCATTTACACACGATCTCTCTTTATGGCATCAAAAAAAGCTACCACTAGAAGAGTGGTGTTGTCAGTTAACACACGATATTTGGCTTTATCCTTTATTTCACCATTTGCTTGAGTTACAAGGACAAAGAACCATACGTGGTGTCAAAATGAATACTTTTGGTTGGTTTGATTTCAAATCAGCATGGTTCACACCCGATATTGAGCCACAACAACCAGAATAA
- the bcsG gene encoding cellulose biosynthesis protein BcsG, protein MNKSNSTQFDFLHYWHGLGAWNFYFLLKFVLLWYGYLNFDAFSNLLFLAFLLFPLPKNIWHKMRNWIAIPIGIILFYHDTWLPSFSTVLAQGGQLKQFSFDYLVELSVNFINIKMIGVAFILLVAYLFIEQWVRVSVFIIAGVLWLNIGGFTHFSQGMVPAVSANSFTQENSVNNEISSEQVSEIEVLPATVGSPIATPVAPEVITKPVEKTAMGTLYPPQKHQFNNKVLNDWLTQFYSYEKKRITPFPAQLSADAQPFDILIINICLLSTADAAAVGLQEHPIWGNFDVLFSHFNTVSSYSGPASLRLLRASCGQTQHSDLYDPTDTQCLLMDNLSSLGFAKKLVLDHNGKFGHYLQEVQQLGNLNIALQDQKNLSHQITAFDGTKIYNDKETLMRWLQGREQSNESRSVTFVNLVSLHDGNRFVGENNTADYGKRASTLLDSLDNFMNELDKKGRKVMVVIVPEHGAALQGDKTQMSGLRDIPSQSITTVPVGIRFTGIKDRAQFYPPVIVEEPSSYLALSEFISRNVNGDVFNQSSIDWNALASELPQTANVAENQATIVVDYQGQSYIKLNGGEWINYPN, encoded by the coding sequence ATGAACAAGTCTAATTCAACCCAATTCGATTTTTTACATTACTGGCATGGGTTGGGAGCATGGAATTTCTATTTTTTACTAAAGTTTGTTTTACTTTGGTATGGTTATTTAAATTTTGATGCTTTTAGTAATCTACTTTTCCTCGCATTTTTATTGTTTCCATTACCTAAAAATATTTGGCATAAAATGCGTAATTGGATTGCTATCCCTATCGGAATCATTTTATTTTATCATGATACATGGTTGCCCAGTTTTTCAACGGTATTGGCGCAAGGTGGTCAACTTAAGCAGTTTTCGTTTGATTATCTTGTCGAATTATCCGTTAATTTTATCAACATTAAAATGATCGGTGTTGCCTTTATTTTGCTGGTGGCTTACCTGTTTATTGAGCAGTGGGTAAGGGTTTCTGTCTTTATCATTGCGGGGGTGCTTTGGTTAAATATTGGAGGGTTCACTCATTTTTCACAAGGTATGGTGCCTGCTGTTTCAGCAAATAGTTTTACCCAAGAAAATAGTGTCAATAATGAGATAAGTAGTGAACAGGTCAGCGAAATTGAAGTGTTACCCGCAACCGTTGGATCTCCAATTGCCACGCCTGTAGCGCCTGAAGTTATCACGAAACCTGTAGAAAAAACAGCAATGGGAACGCTTTATCCTCCCCAAAAACATCAGTTTAATAATAAAGTATTAAATGATTGGTTAACTCAATTTTATAGCTATGAGAAAAAACGCATAACACCATTCCCCGCGCAGTTGTCTGCAGATGCTCAACCTTTTGATATCTTAATTATTAATATTTGTTTACTTTCAACAGCGGATGCCGCTGCTGTAGGCCTACAAGAGCATCCTATTTGGGGAAATTTTGATGTGCTATTTAGTCACTTTAATACCGTCTCTTCTTATAGTGGCCCTGCATCATTAAGATTATTACGTGCTAGTTGTGGTCAGACTCAGCATTCCGATTTATATGATCCGACCGATACACAATGCTTGCTAATGGACAATTTATCTTCGTTAGGATTTGCAAAGAAATTGGTACTCGATCATAACGGGAAGTTTGGTCATTATCTTCAAGAAGTTCAGCAACTTGGTAATCTTAATATCGCTTTACAAGATCAAAAAAATCTTTCTCATCAAATAACAGCCTTTGACGGCACTAAAATTTATAATGACAAAGAGACGTTGATGCGTTGGTTGCAAGGACGTGAACAATCAAATGAGAGTCGTAGTGTGACGTTTGTGAATTTAGTGTCATTACATGATGGTAATCGTTTTGTAGGGGAAAATAACACCGCTGATTACGGTAAACGAGCCAGCACTTTATTAGACAGTTTAGATAATTTTATGAATGAGTTAGATAAAAAAGGAAGAAAAGTGATGGTCGTCATTGTGCCGGAACATGGCGCCGCTTTACAAGGTGATAAAACACAGATGTCAGGTTTAAGAGACATTCCTAGCCAAAGTATTACCACAGTACCTGTCGGTATTCGTTTTACAGGGATCAAAGATAGAGCACAATTTTATCCACCTGTAATTGTTGAAGAGCCAAGTAGCTATTTGGCCTTGTCTGAATTTATCTCTCGTAATGTTAATGGTGATGTTTTTAATCAATCTTCTATTGATTGGAATGCATTAGCCAGTGAATTACCTCAAACAGCCAATGTTGCAGAAAACCAAGCTACCATTGTGGTTGATTATCAAGGTCAGTCTTATATCAAGTTAAATGGAGGTGAGTGGATTAATTACCCTAACTAG
- the speB gene encoding agmatinase, with translation MKNSTLGNETDNSLISNAFGFLRFPLNFQPYSSDADWVITGVPFDMATSGRAGTRHGPGAIRQISTNLAWEGNRWPWDFDMRERLNVVDCGDLVFNFGDAQDMSDKLQAHTEKLLAAGKKCLTFGGDHFVTLPLLRAHAKHFGKMALVHFDAHTDTYGNGSKFDHGTMFFHAPNEGLIDPNHSVQIGIRTEHDSDNGFTVLDAAQVNDRGVADLVDQIKGIVGDLPVYLTFDIDCLDPAFAPGTGTPVVGGLTTDKALKILRALQPLNIVGMDLVEVSPAYDQSDITALAGATIALDMLYLQATKK, from the coding sequence ATGAAAAATAGTACGTTAGGTAATGAGACTGATAATTCATTGATCTCTAATGCATTTGGTTTTTTACGTTTTCCACTGAATTTTCAGCCTTATAGCAGTGATGCGGATTGGGTCATTACGGGTGTGCCTTTCGATATGGCAACATCAGGTCGTGCGGGAACTCGTCATGGACCGGGCGCTATCCGCCAAATCTCAACCAATTTAGCGTGGGAAGGAAATCGCTGGCCTTGGGATTTTGATATGCGTGAGCGCTTAAATGTTGTCGATTGTGGTGATTTAGTTTTTAACTTCGGTGATGCACAGGATATGAGCGATAAACTACAAGCTCATACAGAGAAGTTATTAGCCGCAGGCAAAAAGTGTTTAACCTTTGGTGGTGACCACTTTGTCACATTACCTTTATTACGAGCTCATGCTAAACATTTTGGCAAAATGGCATTAGTCCATTTTGATGCGCATACCGATACTTATGGTAATGGAAGTAAATTTGATCACGGTACCATGTTTTTCCATGCACCAAATGAAGGATTAATCGATCCTAATCACTCTGTTCAAATTGGTATTCGTACCGAGCATGACAGTGATAACGGCTTTACCGTGTTAGATGCAGCACAAGTTAATGATCGTGGTGTAGCTGATCTTGTTGATCAGATCAAAGGTATTGTTGGCGACTTACCTGTTTACCTGACTTTTGATATTGATTGTCTTGATCCTGCCTTTGCACCAGGAACAGGAACACCGGTTGTCGGTGGATTAACAACAGATAAAGCACTGAAGATCTTACGTGCATTGCAACCGTTAAATATTGTTGGTATGGATTTAGTGGAAGTTTCTCCTGCTTACGATCAATCTGATATTACAGCGCTTGCCGGGGCTACAATTGCACTTGATATGTTATATCTGCAAGCAACAAAAAAATAA
- the bcsR gene encoding cellulose biosynthesis protein BcsR: MKNETFINLNIKIEKNNLNNDIDKLKKLFSLNNYHYQDINKEEENSALIYRWPLLNAFHYMTK; the protein is encoded by the coding sequence ATGAAAAATGAAACTTTTATTAACTTAAATATAAAAATAGAAAAAAATAATCTAAATAATGACATCGATAAATTAAAAAAATTATTTTCATTAAATAACTATCACTATCAGGATATTAATAAAGAAGAAGAAAATAGTGCGCTTATTTATCGATGGCCATTACTCAATGCATTTCATTACATGACTAAATGA
- the speA gene encoding biosynthetic arginine decarboxylase yields MNDNIARKMQQTYNIAYWGGGYYLANNRGNISVCPNPDVPDATFDLTELVKRVQEEQEHLRLPALFCFPQILQHRLRSINAAFHRARESYGYKGDYFLVYPIKVNQQRRVIESLVNAGEPLGLEAGSKAELMAVLAHANMTSSVIVCNGYKDREYIRLALTGEKLGHKVFLVIEKMSEIKMVLEEAERLEVIPRLGVRARLASQGSGKWQASGGEKSKFGLAATQVLQLIDMLRQADRLESLQLLHFHLGSQMANIRDIATGVRESARFYVELHKLGVNIQYFDVGGGLGVDYEGTRSQSDCSVNYGLNEYANNVIWAIGDACDENDLPHPTVITESGRALTAHHTVLISNVIGVERNEFTAITPPEEDAARPIASLWETWEEMQTKGHSRSLREWLHDSQLDLHDVHTQYVHGMLSLTERAWAEELYLNICRRIQYDLDPSNRAHRPIIDELQERMSDKFYVNFSLFQSLPDAWGIDQLFPVLPIEGLDKPLDRRAVLLDITCDSDGIIDHYVDGDGVETTMPMPAYDPEYPPMIGFFMVGAYQEILGNMHNLFGDTAAVDVYLDEKGDLTYVQSEEGDTVADMLQYVKLNPTVLLDRFRTQVKNAQLDEALQEQFLTEFESGLYGYTYLEEEE; encoded by the coding sequence ATGAATGATAACATCGCTCGTAAGATGCAGCAGACCTATAACATTGCATATTGGGGGGGCGGTTACTATTTAGCGAACAATCGAGGAAATATTAGTGTTTGCCCTAATCCTGATGTTCCTGATGCCACTTTTGATTTAACCGAGTTGGTTAAACGTGTTCAAGAAGAGCAAGAGCACCTGCGCTTACCCGCGCTTTTTTGCTTTCCTCAAATATTACAGCATCGTTTACGTTCGATTAATGCGGCGTTTCATCGTGCGCGTGAATCTTATGGTTATAAAGGTGACTATTTTTTAGTTTACCCAATCAAAGTAAACCAACAACGTCGTGTTATTGAGTCATTAGTTAATGCAGGAGAGCCTTTAGGTTTAGAAGCCGGTTCTAAAGCTGAATTAATGGCCGTGCTTGCTCATGCCAATATGACAAGCTCTGTGATTGTGTGTAATGGTTATAAAGATCGTGAGTATATTCGCTTAGCACTTACAGGCGAAAAGCTTGGGCATAAAGTTTTCTTAGTGATTGAGAAAATGTCTGAGATAAAAATGGTACTCGAAGAAGCTGAACGTTTAGAAGTTATTCCACGTTTAGGTGTTCGCGCTCGTCTTGCTTCTCAAGGATCGGGTAAATGGCAGGCAAGTGGTGGTGAAAAATCAAAATTTGGTTTAGCTGCGACGCAAGTTCTGCAATTAATTGATATGTTACGCCAAGCTGATCGCTTAGAGAGTCTGCAATTACTGCATTTCCATTTAGGTTCACAGATGGCGAATATCCGTGATATCGCAACCGGTGTTCGTGAGTCAGCGCGTTTCTATGTTGAGTTGCACAAATTAGGCGTCAATATTCAATATTTTGATGTAGGTGGCGGTTTAGGTGTGGACTATGAAGGTACTCGTTCACAATCTGATTGCTCGGTTAACTATGGCCTTAATGAATATGCAAATAATGTTATTTGGGCAATTGGCGATGCGTGTGATGAAAATGATTTACCGCATCCAACTGTGATCACCGAATCAGGTCGTGCGTTAACTGCACATCATACTGTATTGATTTCTAATGTTATTGGTGTTGAGCGTAATGAATTTACCGCGATTACGCCACCTGAGGAAGACGCAGCAAGACCAATCGCTAGCCTTTGGGAAACATGGGAAGAGATGCAAACCAAAGGGCATAGTCGTTCATTACGTGAATGGTTGCATGATAGCCAATTAGACTTGCATGATGTGCATACTCAATATGTTCATGGCATGTTAAGCCTGACAGAGCGTGCATGGGCAGAAGAGTTATATTTAAATATCTGTCGTCGTATCCAATACGATTTAGATCCAAGTAACCGTGCTCATCGCCCAATTATCGATGAGTTACAAGAACGTATGTCAGATAAGTTCTATGTTAACTTCTCTTTATTCCAATCTTTGCCTGATGCATGGGGTATTGATCAATTATTTCCTGTATTACCAATTGAAGGGTTAGATAAACCACTAGATCGTCGTGCGGTACTACTCGATATTACGTGTGATTCAGATGGTATTATTGACCATTATGTTGATGGTGATGGCGTTGAAACAACGATGCCTATGCCAGCTTATGATCCTGAATACCCACCTATGATTGGCTTCTTTATGGTTGGGGCTTATCAGGAAATTTTAGGCAACATGCATAATTTATTTGGTGATACTGCTGCTGTTGACGTTTATCTTGATGAAAAAGGGGATCTTACTTACGTTCAAAGCGAAGAGGGCGATACCGTTGCCGATATGCTTCAGTACGTTAAGTTAAATCCAACGGTGTTGTTAGATCGTTTCCGCACTCAAGTAAAAAATGCACAGTTAGATGAAGCGTTGCAAGAACAATTCCTGACTGAATTTGAAAGTGGTTTATACGGTTATACGTATCTGGAAGAAGAAGAGTAA
- the metK gene encoding methionine adenosyltransferase: MTTHLFTSESVSEGHPDKIADQISDAVLDAILEQDPKARVACETYVKTGMVMVGGEITTKAWVDIEEITRNTVREIGYTSSDMGFDANSCAVISAIGKQSPDINQGVDRADPLEQGAGDQGLMFGYATNETDVLMPAPITYAHRLVQRQAQVRKSGTLPWLRPDAKSQVTFQYDNNKVVGIDAVVLSTQHSEDISQKDLHEAVMEEIIKPVLPAEWLNEQTKYFINPTGRFVIGGPMGDCGLTGRKIIVDTYGGMARHGGGAFSGKDPSKVDRSAAYAARYVAKNIVAAGLADRCEIQVSYAIGVAEPTSIMVETFGTEKVPTTQLILLVREFFDLRPYGLIQMLDLLHPIYQKTAAYGHFGRPEFPWEATDKAEILREAAGLK; this comes from the coding sequence ATGACTACACACCTATTTACTTCTGAATCAGTCTCAGAAGGTCATCCAGATAAAATTGCAGATCAGATTTCTGATGCTGTTCTGGATGCAATTTTAGAACAAGATCCAAAAGCACGCGTTGCCTGCGAAACTTACGTTAAGACAGGCATGGTTATGGTAGGCGGAGAAATTACCACCAAAGCTTGGGTCGATATCGAAGAAATTACACGTAATACCGTTCGTGAAATCGGTTATACCAGTTCCGATATGGGCTTTGATGCTAATTCCTGCGCAGTTATCAGTGCGATTGGTAAACAATCACCAGATATCAACCAAGGTGTTGACCGAGCAGATCCTTTAGAACAAGGTGCCGGTGACCAAGGTTTAATGTTTGGTTATGCGACTAACGAAACTGACGTATTAATGCCTGCACCAATTACTTATGCTCACCGCTTAGTTCAGCGTCAAGCACAAGTACGTAAAAGTGGCACTTTACCTTGGTTACGTCCTGATGCGAAAAGCCAAGTTACCTTCCAATATGACAACAATAAAGTTGTTGGTATTGATGCGGTTGTATTATCAACTCAACATTCTGAAGATATTTCACAAAAAGACCTGCATGAAGCGGTGATGGAAGAGATCATCAAACCTGTTCTGCCTGCAGAATGGTTAAATGAGCAAACTAAATACTTCATCAACCCAACGGGTCGTTTTGTTATCGGTGGCCCAATGGGTGACTGTGGTTTAACGGGTCGTAAAATCATTGTCGATACTTACGGCGGTATGGCACGTCACGGTGGCGGAGCTTTCTCTGGTAAAGATCCATCGAAAGTAGACCGCTCAGCAGCTTATGCTGCACGTTACGTTGCTAAAAATATCGTTGCTGCTGGTTTAGCAGATCGTTGTGAAATTCAAGTTTCTTACGCAATCGGTGTGGCAGAGCCAACATCAATTATGGTAGAAACATTTGGTACTGAAAAAGTCCCAACAACACAACTTATTCTGTTAGTGCGTGAATTCTTTGACTTACGTCCTTACGGATTAATTCAAATGCTAGATTTACTGCACCCAATCTACCAAAAAACTGCGGCTTATGGCCATTTTGGTCGCCCTGAATTCCCGTGGGAAGCAACAGATAAAGCAGAAATCTTACGTGAAGCCGCTGGTTTAAAATAA
- the mutH gene encoding DNA mismatch repair endonuclease MutH has protein sequence MFTPPVAPENEQVLFERAKALAGYTFGELAAFAQLPIPANLKRDKGWVGMLLEYYLGASAGSKPEQDFSELGIELKTIPIDRLGMPLETTFVCVAALTGNSGITWENSHVKRKLSRVLWVPVEGERDIPLAQRRVASPLLWSPNHTEEELLRHDWEELMDMIVLGKVESITARHGQVLQIRPKAANSKALTEAIGENGQSIMTLPRGFYLKKNFTAPLLARYFQL, from the coding sequence ATGTTTACACCACCTGTAGCACCTGAAAATGAGCAGGTTTTATTTGAACGAGCAAAAGCCCTAGCAGGTTATACATTTGGTGAACTTGCTGCTTTTGCACAATTACCTATTCCAGCCAACCTAAAAAGAGATAAAGGCTGGGTAGGAATGTTGTTAGAGTATTATTTAGGTGCAAGTGCAGGCAGTAAACCCGAACAAGATTTCAGTGAGTTGGGTATTGAACTTAAAACGATCCCGATTGATAGACTAGGTATGCCTTTAGAAACCACCTTTGTCTGTGTTGCAGCATTAACAGGTAATAGTGGTATTACATGGGAAAACAGCCATGTAAAACGTAAACTTTCTAGAGTTTTATGGGTTCCTGTTGAAGGTGAAAGAGATATTCCATTAGCGCAACGTCGTGTTGCCTCTCCACTACTTTGGAGCCCAAATCATACAGAAGAAGAACTATTACGCCATGATTGGGAAGAGTTAATGGACATGATTGTGCTGGGCAAAGTAGAAAGTATTACTGCGCGTCATGGGCAAGTCTTACAAATTCGCCCTAAAGCAGCAAACAGCAAAGCATTAACGGAAGCAATTGGAGAAAATGGGCAGAGTATCATGACATTGCCCAGAGGCTTTTATTTGAAAAAGAATTTTACAGCCCCACTACTGGCACGTTATTTTCAGCTTTGA